The following coding sequences lie in one Microtus ochrogaster isolate Prairie Vole_2 chromosome 6, MicOch1.0, whole genome shotgun sequence genomic window:
- the Rgs1 gene encoding regulator of G-protein signaling 1: protein MRAAAISMPRLDRLPGMFFSANPKDLKEPNHSLLDDKTQKKKPKTFGMDVKAYLRSMIPHLDSGMKSSKSKDMYVLNSGQSVFGNFLKSEFSEENIEFWLACEDYKKTESDLLSSKAEDIYKAFVCSDAVKQINIDFRTRESTAKKIKSPTPTSFDEAQKVIYTLMEKDSYPRFLKSNIYLNLLNDLQASSLK, encoded by the exons ATGAGAGCTGCTGCCATCTCCATGCCAAGGCTGGACAGGCTGCCAGGAATGTTCTTCTCCGCTAACCCAAAGGATCTGAAAGAACCTAACCATTCACTTCTAGATgacaagacacaaaagaagaaaccaaagacTTT TGGAATGGATGTGAAAGCGTACTTGAGATCTATGATCCCACATCTGGACTCGGGAATGAAATCATCCAAGTCCAAAGACATGTATGTACTGAATT CTGGTCAGAGCGTCTTTGGAAATTTTCTAAAGTCTGAATTCAGTGAAGAGAATATTGAATTCTGGTTGGCTTGCGAAGACTATAAGAAAACAGAGTCTGATCTTTTGAGCAGCAAAGCAGAGGATATATACAAAGCATTTGTGTGCTCAGACGCTGTGAAACAA atcAATATTGACTTTCGTACTCGAGAATCTACAGCCAAGAAGATTAAATCACCAACCCCCACATCTTTTGATGAAGCACAAAAAGTTATATACACACTTATGGAAAAGGACTCTTATCCCAGGTTCCTGAaatcaaatatttacttaaatcTTCTAAATGACCTGCAGGCTAGTAGCTTAAAGTGA